A single window of Achromobacter xylosoxidans DNA harbors:
- a CDS encoding hemagglutinin repeat-containing protein: MNRNIYRIVFNRTLGLFQVVAEIARRDGRRTGPRVSAARSRFLATLGPLRFAVAFALGQAVIVPQANAQIVADPGAPGNQRPTVLEAPNGVPLVNIQTPSEAGVSRNTYRQFDVGQQGAILNNARTNTQTQLGGWVQGNPWLARGTARVILNEVNSSDPSRLNGYVEVAGDRAQLVIANPAGISCDGCGFINADRATITTGGPVINGGSLESYRVQRGAIQVNGKGMDASATNYTDLIARSVEANAGIWARQLQVTTGTNEVSADHARVQTIAASGDAPVFALDVGALGGMYSQKIVLVGTEHGVGVRNAGMVGAQAGQLVVTTDGRLDNLGTMQAGADARINAVGGLANAGMLSAGRELTVYTPEDIDNSGGTLNARRVDVTAQSLTNRGGVIGQTGLQDLALQAGQISNRDGGRIGIAAPQTDTSSGEGEAPKAGMGGGTGGGNSSTSGDSPHGANAGGDGTQPAFGIASLPGGVLNIAGTLDNEGGHIMAGGHIDLIARDGLDNDTGHLGVRQFAVSGGGLSNRRGEIRVAAGARITTGLLNNDAGLMQLDGPVVLNARDFSNRAGAFRHSDRSDTHIRITGLLDNSDSGAIAGNGDLRINAATLDNANGNILHAGDGRLAINAAALHGGNGNIASNGMLDLKGDTTDLTSATTQARTVRIDTGALTTARGTLRSSGRLDVRVRGTLDNRDGQIVSTEGRLGVATPGHTGNAGGTPQGAGDVSLASGGLDNAGGTVLGASVAVDTHLAALDNTGGTIASIDGTLSIDSGALNNARGLLQSRQGMHVDTHAQTLTNTYAGSTGGILSGDTLALSSGNLNNRDGVVYSQGELVARAGDIDNTAGQLGAGADADIGATALDNAGGRVQAANDLKAALSGVANNNGGLMVAGNGLALNAAQILNRDTQSADAGLPLGLQGDSVVLTASRTDNTAGAIAADSLIDIRGPDAAGLLDNTHGNISSGGGIDVTVSRVQNPQGTLIAGRTLDLAADSLGGDGRLLSGGDLSLSLQQDFANLREITANGHAVIRTAGVLTNDGVMRAGDLEVHGADVNNNASGEMSGMRTTVAAHNTLTNRGLIDGSQTRIDAGTLDNVGSGRLYGDHLAIGAGTANNREEDGHAAVLAARQRLDIGAGIINNREKALIFSAGGSSDALNIGGMLDANDQATASADLILNDSATIESLGGLTLDGARLLNRNLHFRTELAQISGPTRRLYIQPGGDPEKHDASEYRWERWSRAGRYRHGKTGAKIQDWTQYDVNQSEYETRVTESAPALIRAGGDVILRGEELVNDKSRIIAGGVLRGDLDHLDNLAAIGEHVIHQAGTSQYTRSRWRGGRRQYHQRKWDRKIAYAPADMVKTFDLDVSSIVQNAAGKGSGFAVTDRQNPPVDARVGGGVRATGGIGPGQITEVRVDVGRVHGPGAVTETHATDGNGPVQIPGQEVAGSNGGAPEIVRTVRVDTDVPASSLFRIVPDASGYLVETDPRFADYRNWLSSDYMLSQLGYDPATVHKRLGDGFYEQQLVRDQVGQLTGRRFLDGHADDEAQYRALLEAGATYAKAWSLRPGVALSAAQMARLTSDIVWLVERDVTLADGSTTRALVPQVYVRVKPGDIDGNGTLLAASTVDLNLKGDLVNTGTVAGRAVVRFTGENLRNIGGHITGDAVALDARTDIDNIGGTLDAGSALELMAGRDLNVVSTTHSGARQAGRSDFSRASLDRVAGLYVTNPGGILLASAGRDVGLIAGRVVNSGKEGQTTVVAGRDLALGTVRIAEQENNVGNAHNYLKQGYVEDVGSQISTAGDLRLQAGRDLNATAASVTSEQGVLAAVAQGDVNILAGEASSYWAEGRQHKSRSLLGSSKKTTRDSLEEARAVASTFSGDTVAVRGQNVTVTGSNVVSDAGTVIMAHNDLILRAATETSKESHFSETRKSGFLYNGGLAFTIGDQMQSGDRKDINTRAAASTAGSTGGDVMLVAGNHYQQIGSHVLALRGDIDIDAKKVDIVEARETRRSVQENKFRQSGLTVAISAPVLSAIETAGQMTRAASQTSDGRVQALAGAATGLAAKNAYDAVRADPKAAGGVNISITVGASKSDSKSTATHDTAAGSIVAAGGDVRISATGGGRNSDLTMRGSEISAAGAAVLKADGDINLLAARNTVETDRKTSNSSAGVGAAISMGQGGPAFGVTANASGARGKGESKDVTWTNNHVAAGERLTLESGGAMRLRGAVARGRLVMADAGGSLNIESLQDTSTFKSRDSQIGGSVTVGAGFSASGSYASSQVDGDFASVVERSRLEAGDDGFQIRARDNIDLRGAAIASSEDAVKRGLNTVMTGSLTVSDIENHSRYKATGVSLSGGFSVAGDGKQSDGQKEGGGSARKADEAAASNVAGKGDAWSVRNFGNSASAGAPGMSVRKGSENSMTRTGISGAAVTITDPNVQWERTGKTADQVLAMLDRSVLAGDGAGGLTKKWNGDKLRRQVQAEAEIIAAFGQQAGAAIERHAEQKRAELRQQIKATQDPEKIEALQAQINEINTQERLLNVAVGALGGSGGVAALQAGLSEAADRMRRYTIGDSEKFAGITDGETTLDNKSGESAGIRGDGFKTAGTRVVLDKLCGEVNERCRTQLDANGKSVLDANGIPKLELDGNGRVRFDPSQVGMTMAEFLESDLGKEMSGPTGGNQGGPGTLLGFAYSPGGILDLAHEAYGGSHDFIGGTLSGYYDEQGNARRGLTPVQDFIYETWTAIALVPATPFALSEALPPQAWKALDILLRMKR, from the coding sequence ATGAACAGGAATATCTATCGCATCGTTTTCAACCGGACGCTGGGGCTGTTTCAGGTTGTGGCGGAAATAGCCCGGCGTGACGGACGGCGGACAGGTCCAAGGGTGAGTGCCGCCCGTAGCCGCTTCCTTGCAACACTCGGTCCGCTGCGCTTTGCCGTAGCGTTCGCTCTCGGTCAGGCGGTCATCGTTCCTCAGGCGAACGCGCAGATTGTGGCCGACCCCGGCGCGCCCGGCAACCAGCGACCGACGGTGCTGGAAGCGCCCAATGGTGTGCCGCTGGTCAATATCCAGACCCCCAGCGAGGCCGGCGTTTCGCGCAATACCTACAGGCAGTTCGATGTCGGGCAGCAGGGCGCCATTCTTAACAACGCCCGCACGAACACGCAAACGCAGCTTGGCGGCTGGGTACAGGGTAATCCGTGGCTGGCGCGCGGTACCGCCCGGGTCATCCTCAATGAAGTCAACTCCAGCGACCCGAGCCGGCTCAACGGGTATGTTGAAGTCGCTGGCGACCGGGCGCAGCTCGTCATCGCCAACCCGGCGGGTATTTCCTGCGACGGTTGCGGCTTCATCAACGCTGACCGGGCCACCATCACCACAGGCGGGCCGGTCATCAACGGCGGTTCGCTGGAGAGTTATCGCGTTCAGCGCGGTGCAATCCAGGTTAACGGCAAGGGCATGGACGCCAGTGCCACGAACTACACGGATCTGATAGCCCGCTCGGTGGAGGCCAATGCCGGGATCTGGGCGCGGCAGCTTCAAGTCACTACAGGCACCAATGAGGTCAGTGCCGATCACGCCCGGGTACAAACGATTGCCGCCAGCGGTGATGCGCCCGTCTTCGCGCTGGATGTGGGCGCGCTCGGGGGCATGTACAGCCAGAAGATCGTGCTGGTGGGCACCGAACATGGAGTCGGCGTTCGCAACGCTGGCATGGTGGGCGCTCAGGCTGGGCAACTGGTGGTCACCACCGACGGTCGCCTGGATAATCTGGGCACAATGCAGGCCGGGGCCGACGCCCGCATCAACGCGGTCGGGGGGCTTGCCAATGCCGGTATGCTCAGCGCCGGCCGCGAACTGACGGTCTACACCCCTGAAGATATCGACAACAGCGGGGGGACGCTCAATGCGCGGCGCGTCGATGTGACTGCGCAGTCCCTGACCAACCGCGGCGGGGTTATCGGGCAGACCGGATTGCAGGACCTGGCGCTTCAGGCTGGTCAGATCAGCAACCGCGATGGCGGGCGTATCGGCATCGCTGCGCCGCAGACCGATACGTCTTCGGGCGAGGGGGAAGCGCCGAAAGCGGGTATGGGTGGCGGAACTGGCGGCGGAAACAGCAGCACTTCAGGTGACTCGCCGCATGGCGCGAACGCTGGCGGCGATGGTACTCAGCCGGCCTTCGGCATTGCATCATTGCCCGGTGGCGTACTCAACATCGCCGGCACGCTCGACAATGAGGGTGGCCACATCATGGCCGGCGGGCATATCGACCTTATCGCCAGGGACGGTCTGGACAACGACACCGGACATCTTGGCGTACGCCAGTTTGCAGTGAGCGGCGGCGGCCTAAGCAATCGCAGGGGTGAAATCAGGGTTGCCGCCGGCGCGCGCATCACGACGGGTCTGCTCAATAACGATGCCGGCCTGATGCAACTGGACGGTCCCGTGGTCCTGAACGCGCGGGACTTCTCCAACCGCGCCGGCGCCTTCCGGCACAGCGACAGGTCCGATACTCATATCCGGATCACGGGGCTGCTTGACAACAGCGACAGTGGCGCCATTGCCGGCAATGGCGATCTTCGTATCAACGCTGCCACCCTGGACAATGCCAATGGCAACATTCTGCACGCCGGCGACGGCCGTCTCGCTATCAACGCTGCCGCCCTGCACGGTGGGAACGGCAACATCGCCAGCAATGGCATGCTGGACCTCAAAGGCGACACCACCGATCTGACCAGCGCCACCACCCAGGCCAGGACCGTCAGGATAGACACCGGCGCACTGACTACAGCCAGAGGCACGCTCCGCAGCAGCGGACGGCTGGATGTCAGGGTTCGCGGTACGTTGGACAACCGTGATGGACAGATCGTCTCCACCGAAGGCCGGCTGGGCGTGGCCACCCCCGGCCACACCGGGAACGCGGGTGGCACGCCGCAGGGCGCGGGTGACGTCAGTCTGGCCAGTGGCGGACTCGACAATGCCGGCGGCACGGTGCTCGGCGCCAGCGTCGCCGTCGATACGCATCTGGCTGCGCTCGACAATACCGGCGGCACCATCGCCAGTATCGACGGGACACTCAGTATCGACAGCGGTGCGTTGAACAATGCCCGCGGTCTCCTGCAGTCCCGGCAGGGAATGCACGTGGACACGCACGCTCAGACGCTGACCAATACCTATGCCGGCAGCACCGGCGGTATTCTCAGCGGCGACACGCTGGCACTGAGCAGCGGCAACCTGAATAATCGCGACGGTGTCGTGTACAGCCAGGGGGAGCTCGTCGCCCGCGCTGGCGACATCGACAATACCGCCGGACAACTGGGGGCCGGCGCTGATGCCGATATCGGAGCAACGGCGCTCGACAACGCCGGTGGCAGGGTCCAGGCGGCCAATGACCTGAAGGCCGCCCTCTCTGGTGTGGCAAACAATAATGGCGGCCTGATGGTTGCCGGGAATGGCCTGGCGCTCAACGCCGCGCAAATCCTCAACCGCGACACGCAGAGCGCGGATGCCGGCCTGCCGCTCGGACTGCAGGGCGACAGCGTGGTACTGACTGCCAGTCGCACCGACAATACTGCCGGCGCCATCGCAGCCGACAGCCTCATTGATATCCGCGGTCCGGATGCGGCAGGCCTGCTCGACAACACGCACGGCAACATTTCTTCGGGCGGCGGCATCGACGTGACCGTCAGCCGCGTCCAGAATCCGCAAGGCACACTGATTGCCGGCCGAACGCTCGACCTGGCCGCCGACAGCCTGGGTGGCGATGGCCGCCTGCTGTCCGGAGGCGACCTGAGCCTGAGTCTTCAGCAGGACTTCGCCAACCTCAGGGAAATCACGGCCAACGGCCACGCCGTCATCCGCACTGCGGGTGTGTTGACCAACGATGGCGTAATGCGGGCTGGCGACCTCGAGGTACACGGAGCCGACGTCAACAACAATGCCAGTGGCGAGATGAGCGGCATGCGCACCACCGTTGCCGCGCACAACACCCTGACCAACCGCGGACTCATCGACGGCAGCCAGACCCGTATCGACGCCGGTACCCTGGATAACGTGGGCAGCGGGCGACTTTATGGTGACCATCTTGCCATCGGGGCGGGTACCGCCAACAACCGCGAGGAAGACGGCCACGCCGCGGTCCTGGCGGCGCGCCAGCGGCTGGATATCGGTGCCGGCATCATCAACAACCGTGAGAAGGCGCTGATTTTCAGCGCGGGCGGAAGCAGCGATGCGCTGAACATCGGCGGCATGCTGGACGCCAACGACCAAGCGACCGCAAGCGCCGACCTCATCCTCAACGACAGCGCCACTATCGAGTCGCTGGGCGGATTGACCCTGGACGGCGCCCGCCTGCTCAATCGCAATCTGCATTTCCGTACCGAACTGGCACAGATCAGCGGCCCGACCAGGCGCCTGTACATACAGCCTGGGGGCGATCCCGAAAAACACGATGCCAGCGAGTACCGCTGGGAACGTTGGAGCAGGGCCGGACGTTATCGGCACGGGAAAACCGGCGCAAAGATCCAGGACTGGACCCAGTACGACGTCAATCAAAGCGAGTACGAGACGCGGGTGACTGAAAGCGCGCCCGCGCTCATTCGCGCCGGCGGCGACGTGATCCTGCGAGGGGAAGAACTGGTCAACGACAAGAGCCGGATCATCGCCGGCGGCGTCCTGCGGGGCGATCTGGACCACCTCGACAATCTGGCAGCCATCGGCGAGCACGTGATCCATCAGGCTGGCACCAGCCAGTACACCCGCTCAAGGTGGCGCGGCGGCAGGAGACAGTACCACCAGCGCAAATGGGACCGAAAGATAGCCTACGCCCCAGCCGACATGGTGAAAACGTTCGACCTCGATGTTTCCAGCATCGTGCAGAACGCCGCTGGCAAGGGCAGCGGCTTCGCGGTGACTGACCGCCAGAACCCTCCGGTCGATGCCAGGGTGGGCGGCGGTGTCCGCGCCACCGGCGGCATCGGCCCGGGGCAGATAACGGAAGTCCGGGTGGATGTCGGCCGCGTCCACGGTCCGGGGGCTGTCACCGAGACACATGCCACTGACGGCAATGGTCCCGTCCAGATCCCGGGGCAGGAGGTGGCGGGCTCCAATGGCGGTGCGCCGGAGATCGTTCGTACCGTTCGGGTGGACACCGACGTGCCCGCCAGCAGTCTGTTCCGCATCGTCCCTGATGCCAGTGGCTATCTGGTCGAGACCGACCCGCGTTTTGCCGACTATCGCAACTGGCTCAGCTCCGACTACATGCTGTCCCAGCTTGGCTATGATCCGGCCACCGTGCACAAGCGCCTGGGCGATGGTTTCTACGAGCAGCAACTGGTTCGCGACCAGGTAGGCCAGTTGACTGGCCGCCGTTTCCTCGACGGTCATGCCGACGACGAAGCGCAGTATCGCGCCCTGCTTGAAGCCGGCGCCACCTACGCGAAGGCGTGGAGCCTGCGTCCTGGCGTGGCCCTGAGCGCGGCGCAGATGGCCCGGCTCACCAGCGATATCGTCTGGCTGGTGGAACGCGACGTGACGCTGGCCGACGGCAGCACCACGCGCGCCCTGGTGCCGCAGGTCTACGTCCGCGTGAAACCCGGCGACATTGACGGCAACGGTACGCTGCTGGCCGCCAGTACCGTCGATCTCAACCTGAAAGGCGATCTCGTCAATACCGGGACCGTCGCCGGACGCGCTGTGGTCAGGTTCACTGGCGAGAATCTGCGCAATATTGGCGGGCACATCACCGGCGATGCCGTGGCGCTTGACGCCCGGACCGACATCGACAACATCGGTGGAACACTGGACGCGGGTAGCGCCCTGGAGCTCATGGCCGGACGCGACCTCAATGTCGTCAGCACCACCCACAGCGGCGCCAGGCAGGCCGGGCGCAGCGATTTCAGCCGAGCCAGCCTGGACCGCGTGGCGGGCCTCTACGTCACCAACCCCGGCGGCATCCTGCTCGCTTCGGCGGGTCGCGACGTCGGTCTGATTGCTGGCCGGGTCGTCAACAGCGGCAAAGAGGGTCAGACGACTGTCGTCGCCGGCCGCGACCTGGCGCTGGGCACGGTCAGGATCGCCGAACAGGAAAACAACGTCGGCAACGCTCACAACTATCTCAAACAAGGCTACGTGGAAGATGTGGGCAGCCAGATCAGCACCGCAGGCGACCTGCGCCTGCAAGCCGGGCGCGACCTGAACGCCACCGCCGCCAGCGTCACCAGCGAGCAGGGCGTCCTGGCTGCCGTGGCGCAGGGCGACGTGAACATCCTGGCTGGCGAAGCGAGCAGTTACTGGGCCGAAGGCCGCCAGCACAAGTCCAGGAGCCTGCTGGGCTCCAGCAAAAAGACTACCCGCGACAGCCTGGAAGAAGCCCGGGCGGTTGCCAGCACCTTCAGCGGCGACACCGTCGCGGTTCGCGGTCAGAACGTCACCGTCACCGGTAGCAATGTCGTTTCCGATGCTGGCACCGTCATCATGGCTCACAACGACCTTATCCTCCGGGCCGCCACCGAAACCAGCAAGGAAAGCCATTTCAGCGAAACCCGGAAAAGTGGCTTCCTCTACAACGGGGGACTTGCCTTCACCATCGGCGACCAGATGCAAAGCGGTGACCGCAAGGACATCAATACCCGTGCCGCCGCCTCGACCGCGGGCTCCACGGGAGGTGACGTCATGCTGGTGGCGGGTAACCACTACCAGCAGATTGGCAGCCATGTTCTGGCGCTGCGGGGCGATATCGATATCGACGCCAAGAAAGTGGATATCGTCGAGGCGCGGGAAACCCGCCGCAGCGTCCAGGAAAACAAATTCCGCCAATCCGGCCTGACCGTGGCGATCTCCGCGCCGGTCCTGTCTGCCATTGAAACCGCCGGACAGATGACGCGCGCCGCCAGCCAGACGAGCGATGGACGCGTGCAGGCGCTGGCAGGCGCGGCCACGGGGCTGGCGGCCAAGAACGCCTACGATGCCGTTCGCGCGGATCCGAAAGCCGCGGGCGGCGTCAATATTTCCATCACCGTTGGCGCCAGCAAAAGCGACAGCAAATCCACCGCCACCCATGACACAGCGGCCGGGTCCATCGTGGCGGCGGGCGGCGATGTGCGCATCAGCGCCACCGGCGGCGGCCGGAACTCCGACCTGACCATGCGCGGCAGCGAGATCAGCGCGGCCGGAGCTGCCGTGCTGAAGGCCGACGGCGACATCAACCTGCTGGCGGCAAGAAACACCGTTGAAACCGACCGCAAGACCAGCAATTCCAGCGCGGGTGTGGGCGCGGCGATATCCATGGGCCAAGGTGGTCCGGCGTTCGGCGTGACCGCCAATGCGAGCGGGGCCAGAGGCAAGGGCGAAAGCAAGGACGTGACCTGGACCAACAACCACGTCGCTGCCGGCGAACGCCTGACACTGGAGTCCGGCGGCGCCATGCGCCTGCGCGGGGCGGTGGCCCGCGGCAGACTGGTGATGGCCGACGCGGGCGGCAGCCTCAACATCGAGAGCCTGCAAGACACCAGTACCTTCAAGAGCAGGGACTCCCAGATCGGCGGCAGCGTCACCGTGGGCGCGGGCTTCTCGGCCAGCGGCAGCTACGCCAGCAGCCAGGTGGATGGCGATTTCGCCAGTGTCGTCGAGCGATCGCGCCTTGAAGCAGGCGATGACGGCTTCCAGATCAGAGCCCGGGACAACATCGACCTCAGGGGCGCGGCCATCGCCTCGTCCGAAGATGCGGTGAAGCGGGGGTTGAATACCGTGATGACAGGCAGCCTGACCGTCAGTGACATCGAGAACCACAGCCGCTACAAGGCGACGGGGGTGAGCCTGTCGGGAGGCTTCAGCGTTGCCGGCGATGGCAAGCAGTCAGACGGCCAGAAAGAAGGCGGCGGCAGCGCCAGGAAGGCTGATGAGGCCGCGGCCAGCAATGTCGCGGGCAAAGGTGATGCCTGGTCGGTACGGAACTTCGGCAACAGCGCCAGCGCCGGCGCGCCGGGCATGAGCGTGCGCAAGGGCAGCGAAAACAGCATGACGCGCACCGGTATCAGCGGCGCGGCCGTGACCATCACCGACCCAAACGTCCAATGGGAGCGCACCGGCAAGACCGCCGACCAGGTGCTGGCCATGCTGGATCGAAGCGTGCTGGCGGGCGATGGCGCCGGCGGCCTGACGAAAAAATGGAATGGCGACAAGCTGCGCCGGCAAGTCCAGGCCGAGGCGGAAATCATCGCGGCGTTCGGCCAGCAAGCCGGCGCGGCCATCGAGCGCCACGCGGAACAGAAGCGCGCGGAATTGCGCCAGCAGATCAAGGCCACGCAAGACCCGGAAAAGATCGAGGCGCTGCAGGCACAGATCAACGAGATCAATACCCAGGAGCGGCTGCTGAACGTGGCGGTGGGCGCGCTGGGCGGTTCGGGCGGCGTGGCGGCGCTGCAGGCGGGCTTGTCGGAGGCGGCCGACCGCATGCGGCGGTACACGATTGGGGACTCGGAGAAGTTCGCCGGTATTACCGACGGCGAGACGACGCTGGATAACAAGAGCGGGGAAAGCGCGGGTATTCGGGGCGATGGATTTAAGACGGCGGGGACGCGGGTGGTGTTGGACAAACTGTGCGGCGAGGTGAATGAAAGGTGCAGGACTCAGCTCGACGCGAACGGCAAATCCGTACTCGATGCAAACGGCATTCCGAAACTTGAGTTGGATGGAAATGGGCGCGTCCGGTTTGATCCATCCCAGGTCGGGATGACGATGGCCGAATTTCTCGAATCCGATCTAGGCAAGGAAATGTCCGGACCCACTGGCGGAAACCAGGGCGGACCTGGAACGCTTCTCGGTTTTGCGTATTCGCCTGGGGGAATTCTGGATCTGGCGCATGAGGCTTATGGCGGCTCGCATGACTTCATTGGCGGCACCCTGAGCGGATATTACGACGAGCAGGGCAATGCACGGCGCGGCCTGACGCCCGTGCAGGATTTCATATATGAAACCTGGACCGCCATTGCGCTCGTGCCCGCCACTCCTTTTGCGTTATCAGAAGCGCTGCCGCCCCAAGCATGGAAAGCACTGGACATTTTGTTGAGGATGAAACGATGA
- a CDS encoding C40 family peptidase encodes MTPPTRKARLAFFRLPALLSAPLLALTFSWLPGAAQASIPSEQARASLSGLRLAQDPTVPTLRERVVQAGLAAIGTPYSWGGDDAAEGFDCSGLVLYVYREIAGLELPRTARQQRTQGDTVNNKKQLKPGDLVFFATRGRGITSHVGIYIGQDKFVHAPRRGAKVRVDEMKNPYWSKRYLGARSYIDTAKGQMLAQK; translated from the coding sequence ATGACGCCGCCCACGCGAAAAGCCCGCCTTGCCTTTTTCCGCCTTCCCGCTTTGCTGTCAGCGCCCCTGCTGGCCCTGACGTTCTCCTGGTTACCCGGCGCCGCCCAGGCGTCGATCCCCTCCGAGCAGGCCCGCGCTTCCCTGTCCGGCCTGCGCCTGGCGCAGGACCCCACCGTGCCGACCCTGCGCGAACGCGTGGTGCAGGCCGGCCTGGCCGCCATCGGCACGCCCTACAGCTGGGGCGGCGACGATGCCGCCGAAGGCTTCGACTGCAGCGGCCTGGTGCTGTACGTCTACCGTGAGATCGCCGGCCTGGAACTGCCGCGCACCGCGCGCCAGCAACGCACCCAGGGCGACACGGTGAACAACAAGAAGCAGCTCAAGCCCGGCGACCTGGTGTTCTTCGCCACCCGCGGCCGCGGCATCACGTCGCATGTGGGCATCTACATCGGCCAGGACAAGTTCGTGCACGCCCCGCGCCGCGGCGCCAAGGTGCGCGTGGACGAAATGAAGAATCCGTACTGGTCCAAGCGCTACCTCGGCGCCCGCAGCTACATCGATACGGCCAAGGGCCAGATGCTGGCGCAGAAGTAA
- a CDS encoding TonB-dependent receptor, which yields MLFAASHAGTRSSLRAFSLSPLALACLLALPPAARAQADAPDAATLSPVIITANPLGSEALASPSTVLQGAGLDLRRASNLGETLNGLPGVSTTTYGPMVGRPIIRGMDGDRIRLLNNGVGSLDASSLSFDHAVPLDPLSTNRVEILRGPAALLYGGSAIGGVVNTIDNRIPTEPIDGIHGDVAGSYGGANNDRNGAIQLEGGDGTFAIHADAFSRKTGDLRIPGYARTSRQRAIDGPDRDQPRGTLPNSDGQASGGALGMSWTGDRGYAGLSYSGYDSDYGSVAEPDVRIRMRQERFGFASELRDLEGLFTSVKLNFAYTDYQHKEIEDGETGTLFKNRGYEARIEARHADIGPLHGVVGLQLGQTRFSALGEEALVPTTDTDAIALFALEEWKINDRLTLSAGARADHTRLTPGGGGNERFDGSNRRTFTAGSFSLGGIYKLDSAWSVAANTAYTERAPTFYELYANGPHAATGQYLVGDQNLAKERAWSGDLSLRYKKDADSASVGVFYSRFSNYLAEMNTGRFRDDDGDLVAAGDDEALPEARYQGVSARLYGVEAESSTRVLQLGGHKLDLGLSGDYTVARNSDTGRSLPRIPPLRLRVALDYGYGPYSAGLSVSKAFAQHSRPDNDTATAGYYSLDANAGYRFKVAAVQWQAYVRGINLTNQDIRYATSVLRDVAPEGGRAVMVGLRGSF from the coding sequence ATGCTTTTTGCTGCTTCCCATGCGGGGACGCGTTCGTCCCTGCGCGCCTTTTCCCTGAGCCCGCTCGCCCTCGCCTGCCTGCTCGCCTTACCGCCGGCCGCCCGCGCCCAGGCCGACGCGCCTGACGCGGCCACGCTGTCGCCCGTCATCATCACCGCCAACCCCCTGGGCAGCGAAGCGCTGGCCTCGCCGTCGACCGTGCTGCAAGGCGCCGGCCTGGACCTGCGACGCGCCTCGAACCTGGGCGAGACGCTCAACGGCCTGCCGGGCGTATCGACCACCACGTATGGCCCGATGGTGGGCCGCCCCATCATCCGCGGCATGGACGGCGACCGCATCCGCCTGCTGAACAACGGCGTCGGTTCGCTCGACGCCTCGTCGCTGTCGTTCGACCACGCCGTGCCGCTGGATCCGCTGTCCACCAACCGCGTCGAGATCCTGCGCGGGCCGGCCGCCCTGCTGTATGGCGGCAGCGCCATCGGCGGCGTGGTCAACACCATCGACAACCGCATCCCCACCGAGCCCATCGACGGCATCCACGGCGACGTCGCCGGCAGCTACGGCGGCGCCAACAACGACCGCAACGGCGCGATCCAGCTCGAAGGCGGCGACGGCACCTTCGCCATCCACGCCGACGCCTTCAGCCGCAAGACCGGCGACCTGCGCATTCCCGGCTACGCCCGCACCTCGCGGCAACGCGCGATCGACGGCCCCGACCGGGACCAGCCGCGCGGCACCCTGCCCAACAGCGACGGCCAGGCCAGCGGCGGCGCGCTCGGCATGTCCTGGACCGGCGACCGCGGCTATGCCGGCCTGTCCTACAGCGGCTACGACTCCGACTACGGTTCGGTGGCCGAGCCGGACGTGCGCATCAGGATGCGCCAGGAACGCTTCGGCTTCGCCAGCGAGCTGCGCGACCTGGAAGGCCTGTTCACGAGCGTCAAACTGAATTTCGCCTACACCGATTACCAGCACAAGGAGATCGAGGACGGCGAAACCGGCACCCTCTTCAAGAACCGCGGCTACGAGGCCCGCATCGAGGCGCGCCACGCCGACATCGGCCCGCTGCACGGCGTGGTCGGCCTGCAACTGGGCCAGACGCGCTTCTCGGCCCTGGGCGAGGAAGCGCTGGTGCCCACCACCGACACCGACGCCATCGCGCTGTTCGCGCTGGAGGAATGGAAGATCAATGATCGCCTGACGCTGAGCGCCGGCGCGCGCGCCGACCATACCCGCCTGACCCCGGGCGGCGGCGGCAACGAACGCTTCGACGGCTCCAACCGCCGCACCTTCACCGCCGGCAGCTTCTCGCTGGGCGGCATCTACAAGCTGGACAGCGCCTGGTCGGTGGCCGCCAACACCGCCTACACCGAGCGCGCGCCCACCTTCTATGAGCTGTACGCCAACGGCCCGCACGCCGCCACCGGCCAATACCTGGTGGGCGACCAGAACCTGGCCAAGGAACGCGCCTGGTCCGGCGACCTGTCGCTGCGCTACAAGAAGGACGCCGACAGCGCCAGCGTGGGCGTGTTCTACAGCCGCTTCTCCAACTACCTTGCCGAGATGAACACCGGCCGCTTCCGCGACGATGACGGCGATCTGGTGGCCGCCGGGGACGACGAGGCCCTGCCCGAGGCCCGCTACCAGGGCGTGTCCGCGCGCCTGTACGGCGTGGAGGCGGAAAGCAGCACGCGCGTGCTGCAGCTGGGCGGCCACAAGCTGGACCTGGGCCTGTCGGGCGACTACACGGTGGCGCGCAACAGCGATACCGGCCGCTCGCTGCCGCGCATTCCGCCGCTGCGCCTGCGCGTGGCGCTGGACTACGGCTACGGCCCGTACAGCGCCGGCTTGAGCGTGTCCAAGGCCTTCGCCCAGCACAGCCGTCCGGACAACGACACCGCCACCGCCGGCTACTACAGCCTGGACGCCAACGCCGGCTACCGCTTCAAGGTCGCGGCGGTGCAGTGGCAGGCCTACGTGCGCGGCATCAACCTGACCAACCAGGACATCCGCTACGCCACCTCGGTGCTGCGCGACGTCGCGCCCGAGGGCGGCCGCGCCGTGATGGTCGGCCTGCGCGGCAGCTTCTGA